Proteins from one Camelina sativa cultivar DH55 chromosome 8, Cs, whole genome shotgun sequence genomic window:
- the LOC104705470 gene encoding U-box domain-containing protein 52-like isoform X2, with the protein MFVLKIQTVDGGNVGDNELNQLFVPYRGYCARKGITMLEVILDDTDVAKAVLDYVNNNLVTNLVLGSSSKSPFARSLKFTKSHDVPASVLKSTPEFCSIYVISKGKVQSSKTAQRPITNTLVPPRAPSSTFHISDNDQDHLPRNQRSARNSTPERHSHDGNGYKPVREMQKIPTNGSLDFSYDFRQPRCQKNSSSARNSFTDEGDVGSMMMMGASIDLTAENLDLVVGASASSDESVSQSTRDIEAEMKRLKIELKQTMDMYSSACKEALNAKKKANELNLWKMEEARRFEEARVSEEAALAVAEMEKAKCRAAIEAAEKAQRMAELEGQRRKQAEIKARRESQEKDRALSALVQNDVRYRRYSIEEIEEATDNFANNRKIGEGGYGPVYYGTLDHTPVAIKVLRPDAAQGKKQFQQEVEVLSSIRHPHMVLLLGACPEYGCLVYEFMENGSLEDRLFRRGNSPPLSWRKRFQIAAEIATALSFLHQAKPEPLVHRDLKPANILLDKNYVSKISDVGLARLVPASVANTVTQFHMTSAAGTFCYIDPEYQQTGKLTTKSDIYSLGIMLLQIITAKNPMGLAHHVSRAIDKGTFKDLLDPAVTDWPVEEATNFAKLCLQCAELRKRDRPDLGKEIVPELLRLKSLGMDNESGCHK; encoded by the exons ATGTTCGTCTTAAAAATTCAAACAGTAG atGGAGGTAACGTTGGTGATAATGAATTAAACCAGCTTTTTGTTCCATACAGAGGTTATTGTGCACGCAAAGGG ATTACAATGCTGGAGGTGATTCTAGACGATACAGACGTAGCGAAAGCAGTATTGGATTACGTGAACAACAACCTTGTGACCAACCTCGTGTTGGGATCATCCTCAAAAAGCCCATTCGCAAGATCTCTCAAGTTCACCAAATCACATGACGTTCCTGCTTCCGTTCTCAAATCAACGCCTGAGTTTTGTTCCATCTATGTCATCTCTAAAGGCAAAGTCCAGTCTTCTAAAACAGCTCAAAGACCTATCACAAACACACTCGTCCCACCTCGTGCACCTTCATCTACGTTTCATATATCTGACAATGACCAAGATCATTTACCTAG GAATCAGCGTAGTGCAAGGAACTCAACTCCAGAGAGGCATTCCCATGATGGCAATGGATACAAACCAGTGAGAGAAATGCAGAAGATTCCTACAAATGGATCATTGgattttagttatgattttagGCAGCCAAGATGTCAAAAGAACTCTTCTTCTGCAAGAAACTCATTTACTGATGAAGGTGATGTTGGgtctatgatgatgatgggtgCTTCTATTGACCTTACTGCTGAGAATTTAGATCTCGTTGTTGGTGCATCAGCTTCTTCTGATGAGTCTGTTTCACAATCAACG AGAGATATTGAAGCTGAGATGAAAAGGTTAAAGATTGAACTCAAGCAAACCATGGACATGTATAGCTCAGCCTGCAAAGAAGCTCTTAATGCAAAAAAGAAA GCAAATGAGCTTAACCTGTGGAAAATGGAAGAAGCTAGAAGATTTGAGGAAGCTAGAGTTTCTGAAGAGGCAGCTTTAGCTGTTGCGGAAATGGAGAAGGCCAAGTGCAGAGCTGCTATAGAAGCAGCTGAGAAAGCGCAGAGAATGGCTGAGTTGGAAGgacaaagaagaaagcaagCAGAGATTAAAGCAAGAAGAGAATCTCAGGAGAAAGATCGTGCTCTTAGCGCTTTGGTACAGAACGATGTCCGGTACAGAAGATACTCtattgaagagattgaagaggCTACTGACAACTTTGCAAACAACAGAAAAATAGGAGAAGGTGGGTATGGACCAGTCTATTACGGCACACTTGATCACACACCTGTCGCAATCAAAGTCTTGAGACCTGATGCTGCTCAAGGAAAGAAACAGTTTCAACAAGAAGTCGAGGTTCTAAGTAGCATAAGACATCCTCacatggttcttcttcttggtgCATGTCCGGAATATGGGTGTTTGGTGTATGAGTTCATGGAAAATGGGAGCTTAGAGGATAGACTCTTCCGTAGAGGAAACTCGCCTCCTCTTTCATGGAGGAAAAGGTTTCAAATAGCTGCAGAGATCGCTACTGCActctccttccttcaccaaGCAAAGCCAGAGCCTCTGGTTCATCGTGACCTAAAACCTGCCAATATACTCTTAGATAAAAACTACGTGAGCAAGATCAGTGACGTTGGATTAGCTCGGTTAGTACCCGCGTCAGTGGCTAATACAGTCACGCAGTTCCACATGACATCTGCAGCAGGAACGTTCTGTTACATAGACCCTGAGTACCAGCAAACGGGCAAGTTAACCACGAAATCAGACATATACTCATTAGGGATAATGCTGCTTCAGATCATCACTGCAAAGAATCCAATGGGTTTGGCTCATCATGTGTCGAGGGCAATCGATAAAGGAACTTTCAAGGATCTGCTTGACCCGGCCGTGACAGATTGGCCGGTCGAAGAAGCTACAAATTTTGCTAAGTTATGTCTACAATGTGCAGAGCTAAGGAAGAGAGATAGACCAGATCTTGGAAAAGAAATAGTTCCAGAGCTTCTCCGGTTAAAAAGCTTGGGGATGGACAATGAATCAG GATGCCATAAATAA
- the LOC104705470 gene encoding U-box domain-containing protein 52-like isoform X1 produces the protein MARPNPPEDGHGHAPVNSTVVAIDKDKNSHYAVRWAVDHLFNMNNNTSMILVHVRLKNSNNGGNVGDNELNQLFVPYRGYCARKGITMLEVILDDTDVAKAVLDYVNNNLVTNLVLGSSSKSPFARSLKFTKSHDVPASVLKSTPEFCSIYVISKGKVQSSKTAQRPITNTLVPPRAPSSTFHISDNDQDHLPRNQRSARNSTPERHSHDGNGYKPVREMQKIPTNGSLDFSYDFRQPRCQKNSSSARNSFTDEGDVGSMMMMGASIDLTAENLDLVVGASASSDESVSQSTRDIEAEMKRLKIELKQTMDMYSSACKEALNAKKKANELNLWKMEEARRFEEARVSEEAALAVAEMEKAKCRAAIEAAEKAQRMAELEGQRRKQAEIKARRESQEKDRALSALVQNDVRYRRYSIEEIEEATDNFANNRKIGEGGYGPVYYGTLDHTPVAIKVLRPDAAQGKKQFQQEVEVLSSIRHPHMVLLLGACPEYGCLVYEFMENGSLEDRLFRRGNSPPLSWRKRFQIAAEIATALSFLHQAKPEPLVHRDLKPANILLDKNYVSKISDVGLARLVPASVANTVTQFHMTSAAGTFCYIDPEYQQTGKLTTKSDIYSLGIMLLQIITAKNPMGLAHHVSRAIDKGTFKDLLDPAVTDWPVEEATNFAKLCLQCAELRKRDRPDLGKEIVPELLRLKSLGMDNESGCHK, from the exons ATGGCTCGTCCTAACCCACCGGAGGATGGCCACGGCCACGCCCCAGTGAACTCCACGGTTGTCGCTATTGACAAAGACAAGAACAGTCACTACGCTGTTCGTTGGGCCGTTGATCATCTCTTCAATATGAACAATAACACCAGCATGATTCTAGTCCATGTTCGTCTTAAAAATTCAAACA atGGAGGTAACGTTGGTGATAATGAATTAAACCAGCTTTTTGTTCCATACAGAGGTTATTGTGCACGCAAAGGG ATTACAATGCTGGAGGTGATTCTAGACGATACAGACGTAGCGAAAGCAGTATTGGATTACGTGAACAACAACCTTGTGACCAACCTCGTGTTGGGATCATCCTCAAAAAGCCCATTCGCAAGATCTCTCAAGTTCACCAAATCACATGACGTTCCTGCTTCCGTTCTCAAATCAACGCCTGAGTTTTGTTCCATCTATGTCATCTCTAAAGGCAAAGTCCAGTCTTCTAAAACAGCTCAAAGACCTATCACAAACACACTCGTCCCACCTCGTGCACCTTCATCTACGTTTCATATATCTGACAATGACCAAGATCATTTACCTAG GAATCAGCGTAGTGCAAGGAACTCAACTCCAGAGAGGCATTCCCATGATGGCAATGGATACAAACCAGTGAGAGAAATGCAGAAGATTCCTACAAATGGATCATTGgattttagttatgattttagGCAGCCAAGATGTCAAAAGAACTCTTCTTCTGCAAGAAACTCATTTACTGATGAAGGTGATGTTGGgtctatgatgatgatgggtgCTTCTATTGACCTTACTGCTGAGAATTTAGATCTCGTTGTTGGTGCATCAGCTTCTTCTGATGAGTCTGTTTCACAATCAACG AGAGATATTGAAGCTGAGATGAAAAGGTTAAAGATTGAACTCAAGCAAACCATGGACATGTATAGCTCAGCCTGCAAAGAAGCTCTTAATGCAAAAAAGAAA GCAAATGAGCTTAACCTGTGGAAAATGGAAGAAGCTAGAAGATTTGAGGAAGCTAGAGTTTCTGAAGAGGCAGCTTTAGCTGTTGCGGAAATGGAGAAGGCCAAGTGCAGAGCTGCTATAGAAGCAGCTGAGAAAGCGCAGAGAATGGCTGAGTTGGAAGgacaaagaagaaagcaagCAGAGATTAAAGCAAGAAGAGAATCTCAGGAGAAAGATCGTGCTCTTAGCGCTTTGGTACAGAACGATGTCCGGTACAGAAGATACTCtattgaagagattgaagaggCTACTGACAACTTTGCAAACAACAGAAAAATAGGAGAAGGTGGGTATGGACCAGTCTATTACGGCACACTTGATCACACACCTGTCGCAATCAAAGTCTTGAGACCTGATGCTGCTCAAGGAAAGAAACAGTTTCAACAAGAAGTCGAGGTTCTAAGTAGCATAAGACATCCTCacatggttcttcttcttggtgCATGTCCGGAATATGGGTGTTTGGTGTATGAGTTCATGGAAAATGGGAGCTTAGAGGATAGACTCTTCCGTAGAGGAAACTCGCCTCCTCTTTCATGGAGGAAAAGGTTTCAAATAGCTGCAGAGATCGCTACTGCActctccttccttcaccaaGCAAAGCCAGAGCCTCTGGTTCATCGTGACCTAAAACCTGCCAATATACTCTTAGATAAAAACTACGTGAGCAAGATCAGTGACGTTGGATTAGCTCGGTTAGTACCCGCGTCAGTGGCTAATACAGTCACGCAGTTCCACATGACATCTGCAGCAGGAACGTTCTGTTACATAGACCCTGAGTACCAGCAAACGGGCAAGTTAACCACGAAATCAGACATATACTCATTAGGGATAATGCTGCTTCAGATCATCACTGCAAAGAATCCAATGGGTTTGGCTCATCATGTGTCGAGGGCAATCGATAAAGGAACTTTCAAGGATCTGCTTGACCCGGCCGTGACAGATTGGCCGGTCGAAGAAGCTACAAATTTTGCTAAGTTATGTCTACAATGTGCAGAGCTAAGGAAGAGAGATAGACCAGATCTTGGAAAAGAAATAGTTCCAGAGCTTCTCCGGTTAAAAAGCTTGGGGATGGACAATGAATCAG GATGCCATAAATAA